A genomic stretch from Neodiprion fabricii isolate iyNeoFabr1 chromosome 3, iyNeoFabr1.1, whole genome shotgun sequence includes:
- the LOC124177217 gene encoding dynein light chain 2, cytoplasmic: MSDRKAVIKNADMSEEMQQDAVDCATQALEKFNIEKDIAAFIKKEFDKKYNPTWHCIVGRNFGSYVTHETRHFIYFYLGQVAILLFKSG, translated from the exons ATGTCAGACCGTAAGGCTGTGATCAAAAATGCTGACATGTCCGAGGAGATGCAACAGGACGCCGTGGACTGCGCCACTCAGGCCCTCGAGAAGTTTAATATTGAAAAG GATATTGCAGCTTTTATAAAGAAGGAGTTcgacaaaaaatataatcccACGTGGCATTGTATCGTTGGACGTAACTTTGGTAGCTATGTGACGCACGAAACAAGACATttcatctatttttatttggGCCAGGTAGCCATTCTTCTTTTCAAGAGCGGATAA